The Salvelinus sp. IW2-2015 unplaced genomic scaffold, ASM291031v2 Un_scaffold1553, whole genome shotgun sequence genome includes a region encoding these proteins:
- the LOC112071244 gene encoding cystatin-like gives MLMNWKIVVPLLAVAFIVTSADGIXGGVVDADMNDPATRDALKFAVAEYNKGTNDPYVWQVAKVVKAQKQVVAGIKYIFTVLMARSLCRKGGVEKDCAVHHGPAETYQCIFEVWSRPWLGASQLIKQACEE, from the exons ATGCTCATGAATTGGAAGATCGTCGTTCCTTTGCTCGCGGTGGCWTTCATCGTGACGAGCGCCGATGGGATAMCGGGGGGCGTCGTGGACGCAGATATGAACGACCCCGCTACCAGAGACGCGCTGAAGTTCGCGGTGGCCGAATACAACAAGGGAACAAACGACCCGTATGTTTGGCAGGTGGCCAAGGTTGTCAAGGCTCAGAAACAG GTGGTAGCTGGGATAAAGTACATCTTCACAGTGCTGATGGCCAGGTCCCTGTGCAGGAAGGGAGGTGTGGAGAAGGACTGCGCTGTGCATCATGGCCCAGCTGAG ACCTACCAGTGCATCTTTGAGGTGTGGAGCCGCCCCTGGCTGGGAGCGAGCCAGTTGATCAAGCAAGCCTGCGAGGAGTAA